One region of Primulina tabacum isolate GXHZ01 chromosome 1, ASM2559414v2, whole genome shotgun sequence genomic DNA includes:
- the LOC142542053 gene encoding carbamoyl phosphate synthase arginine-specific large chain, chloroplastic-like, protein MNHCAHQCSNALCNLVQANPCIPVRELSPHLFTQTKVALKKSSTSLYLSSRHLTVNSALTEATGIKNGDGSSNGGVLEDKKGVGKRTDIKKILILGAGPIVIGQACEFDYSGTQACKALREEGYEVILINSNPATIMTDPEMADRTYIEPLTPDLVEQVLEKERPDALLPTMGGQTALNLAVALAESGALEKYGVELIGAKLDAIKKAEDRDLFKQAMKNIGLKMPPSGIGTTLEECFEIANLIGEFPLIIRPAFTLGGTGGGIAYNREEFEAICKSGLAASVTSQVLVEKSLLGWKEYELEVMRDLADNVVIICSIENIDPMGVHTGDSITVAPAQTLTDKEYQRLRDYSIAIIREIGVECGGSNVQFAVNPEDGEVMVIEMNPRVSRSSALASKATGFPIAKMAAKLSVGYSLDQIPNDITKKTPASFEPSIDYVVTKIPRFAFEKFPGSEPILTTQMKSVGESMAVGRTFQESFQKAVRSLECGYSGWGCAQVKELDWDWEKLKYNLRVPSPDRIHSIYAAMKRGMKVDDIHELSYIDKWFLTQLKELVDVEQYLLAWNLSQMTVDDFWEVKKRGFSDKQIAYAMKSTEKEVRSKRLSFGVKPVYKRVDTCAAEFEADTPYMYSSYDFECESAPSQRKKVLILGGGPNRIGQGIEFDYCCCHTSFALQDAGYETIMMNSNPETVSTDYDTSDRLYFEPLTVEDVLNVIDLEGPDGIIVQFGGQTPLKLALPIEHYLDEHRPRSRSGAGFVSIWGTSPDSIDAAEDRERFNAILKELQIEQPKGGIAKSEKDALTIAADIGYPVVVRPSYVLGGRAMEIVYSDEKLVTYLETAVEVDPERPVLVDKYLSDAIEIDVDSLTDSHGNVVIGGIMEHIEQAGVHSGDSACLLPTKTVSSSCLKTIRNWTTKLAKRLNVIGLMNCQYAITGSGEVFLLEANPRASRTIPFVSKAIGHPLAKYAALVMSGKSLQDLQFTKEVIPKHISVKEAVLPFEKFQGADVLLGPEMRSTGEVMGIHYEYSIAFAKALIAAGQKPPLSGTLFLSLNDLTKSHLATIARAFLELGFKIIATSGTAHVLDSEGFPVERVLKMHEGRPHAGDMIANRQIQMMVITSSGDQLDQIDGRQLRRMALAYKIPIITTVAGALATAEAIKSLKSSKIEMSALQDYFDTDSKKERSGTLQSISSPS, encoded by the exons ATGAATCATTGTGCACATCAATGTAGTAATGCTCTATGTAACCTAGTTCAAGCCAATCCATGTATACCCGTAAGAGAGCTTTCCCCCCACCTTTTCACCCAGACAAAAGTAGCATTAAAGAAGAGTTCAACAAGTCTCTACCTGTCATCTCGCCACTTGACGGTAAATTCTGCACTAACTGAGGCTACTGGTATAAAAAATGGTGATGGTTCATCAAATGGAGGGGTTCTTGAAGATAAAAAAGGTGTGGGTAAAAGAACAGATATAAAGAAGATCCTTATCTTGGGAGCAGGGCCTATTGTGATAGGGCAGGCTTGCGAGTTTGATTACTCAGGTACACAAGCCTGCAAGGCTCTTAGAGAAGAGGGATATGAGGTTATCCTTATTAATTCAAATCCGGCCACTATAATGACGGACCCTGAAATGGCAGATAGGACTTACATCGAGCCATTGACACCAGACTTGGTGGAGCAAGTGCTAGAAAAGGAGAGACCTGATGCTTTGTTGCCCACTATGGGTGGTCAGACGGCACTTAATCTTGCTGTGGCATTGGCAGAGAGTGGTGCACTTGAGAAATATGGTGTGGAGTTAATTGGTGCAAAGCTTGATGCAATCAAGAAGGCAGAGGATAGGGATTTGTTTAAGCAGGCTATGAAGAATATTGGACTTAAGATGCCTCCTTCAGGGATTGGAACTACACTTGAGGAATGCTTCGAAATTGCCAACTTGATTGGGGAGTTCCCCTTGATTATCCGTCCTGCTTTCACATTAGGTGGGACAGGGGGTGGGATTGCTTATAATAGGGAGGAATTCGAGGCCATATGTAAGTCAGGGCTTGCTGCTAGCGTGACATCTCAGGTTTTGGTTGAGAAGTCCTTGTTGGGGTGGAAAGAGTACGAGCTTGAGGTTATGAGAGATTTAGCAGATAATGTGGTGATTATTTGCTCGATTGAAAATATCGATCCAATGGGAGTTCACACTGGGGACTCCATCACTGTGGCCCCCGCACAAACCTTGACAGATAAGGAGTACCAGCGACTCAGAGATTATTCTATTGCTATTATTAGGGAAATTGGAGTTGAATGTGGAGGTTCAAATGTTCAATTTGCTGTTAATCCTGAAGATGGAGAGGTAATGGTGATTGAGATGAATCCTAGAGTTTCAAGATCATCAGCTTTGGCCTCAAAGGCAACTGGTTTCCCAATAGCCAAGATGGCTGCCAAGTTATCAGTCGGATACTCATTGGATCAGATTCCTAATGATATCACAAAGAAAACCCCAGCAAGTTTTGAGCCTTCCATAGACTATGTTGTTACTAAG ATACCTAGGTTTGCATTTGAGAAATTTCCTGGATCAGAGCCAATTCTAACAACCCAGATGAAGTCTGTTGGTGAATCCATGGCAGTGGGCCGAACATTCCAAGAATCATTTCAGAAAGCTGTGCGATCACTTGAATGTGGGTATTCTGGATGGGGTTGTGCACAAGTCAAGGAACTTGACTGGGATTGGGAGAAACTAAAATACAATTTACGGGTGCCCAGCCCAGATCGCATCCATTCCATATATGCTGCAATGAAGAGGGGAATGAAGGTGGATGATATCCATGAACTGAGTTACATTGATAAATGGTTCCTCACTCAGCTTAAAGAACTTGTAGATGTGGAACAATATCTTTTGGCTTGGAATTTGTCACAGATGACCGTTGATGACTTTTGGGAAGTGAAGAAAAGAGGGTTTAGTGATAAACAGATTGCTTATGCCATGAAGTCCACTGAGAAAGAAGTTCGATCGAAGAGATTATCTTTTGGAGTTAAACCAGTATATAAAAGAGTTGATACATGTGCCGCAGAGTTTGAAGCTGATACCCCTTACATGTATTCATCCTATGATTTTGAGTGTGAATCAGCTCCCTCTCAAAGGAAAAAGGTTTTGATTTTAGGTGGAGGACCAAATCGGATTGGACAAGGGATTGAGTTTGATTATTGCTGCTGTCATACATCATTTGCCCTTCAG GATGCAGGCTATGAAACAATCATGATGAATTCAAACCCAGAAACAGTATCGACAGATTATGACACAAGTGATCGGCTCTACTTCGAACCTCTCACAGTGGAGGATGTTCTGAATGTCATTGACTTGGAAGGGCCTGATGGTATCATTGTCCAATTTGGCGGTCAAACTCCTCTAAAACTGGCTCTTCCTATTGAGCATTATTTAGATGAGCACAGGCCCAGGTCTCGAAGTGGTGCTGGCTTTGTTAGCATCTGGGGCACATCCCCCGATTCTATCGATGCTGCTGAGGATAGGGAGAGATTTAATGCAATTTTGAAGGAATTACAGATAGAGCAGCCAAAAGGAGGAATTGCCAAGAGTGAAAAAGATGCACTAACTATTGCTGCAGACATTGGTTACCCTGTTGTTGTTCGACCTTCCTATGTTTTAGGAGGCAGGGCAATGGAAATTGTTTACAGTGATGAAAAACTTGTAACTTATCTTGAAACTGCTGTTGAGGTGGATCCCGAGCGTCCTGTTCTTGTTGACAAATACTTGTCTGATGCTATAGAGATTGATGTCGATTCACTCACCGACTCACACGGTAACGTAGTGATCGGTGGAATAATGGAGCACATTGAACAGGCTGGAGTCCATTCCGGGGATTCAGCATGCTTGCTTCCCACAAAAACTGTGTCATCTTCATGCTTAAAAACAATTAGGAACTGGACAACAAAATTGGCAAAGCGGTTGAATGTGATTGGATTAATGAACTGTCAGTATGCAATTACGGGTTCAGGGGAAGTTTTCTTGCTCGAGGCTAACCCTCGTGCATCTAGGACAATCCCTTTTGTATCCAAGGCTATCGGTCATCCACTGGCTAAGTATGCTGCTCTAGTTATGTCAGGGAAATCTCTCCAGGACTTGCAGTTCACAAAAGAGGTTATCCCAAAGCACATATCTGTTAAAGAGGCCGTTCTCCCATTCGAGAAATTCCAAGGAGCTGATGTTCTTCTAGGTCCAGAGATGCGTAGTACAGGTGAGGTTATGGGCATCCACTACGAGTACTCAATTGCATTTGCAAAGGCGTTAATAGCTGCTGGACAGAAGCCACCTCTTTCTGGTACCCTCTTTCTCAGCTTAAACGACTTGACCAAGTCCCATCTTGCAACAATTGCCCGAGCCTTTCTTGAACTTGGTTTCAAGATTATTGCAACTTCTGGCACAGCCCATGTCCTTGATTCCGAAGGTTTTCCAGTCGAGCGAGTGTTGAAGATGCACGAGGGACGGCCTCATGCCGGTGATATGATTGCTAACAGGCAAATCCAGATGATGGTGATCACAAGTTCGGGTGACCAACTTGACCAAATTGACGGAAGACAGCTGCGAAGGATGGCTCTGGCTTACAAGATTCCTATAATAACTACTGTTGCTGGAGCTTTGGCCACTGCTGAAGccattaaaagtttaaaaagcaGCAAGATTGAGATGTCAGCTCTGCAAGATTACTTCGACACCGACAGTAAAAAAGAGAGAAGCGGAACATTACAGTCAATTTCATCTCCTTCCTAA